Proteins encoded within one genomic window of Brachybacterium sp. P6-10-X1:
- a CDS encoding tripartite tricarboxylate transporter substrate binding protein gives MSFTPNRRSVLGLSAASATALALTACGGNLASGSGPEDAASDSGGGGDFPSGAVTLHVGQAAGGSTDRIARATADGLSAELGVSVPVVNSPGANGALATQEVAGMAPDGQNLILLNATLITITPLALGEDEVPSLDDLDVLKGLSQDDYILVASAESGFTTLEDVKAASGDLTMGTTGVGTGSQLSQAILFAQAGIEGSEVPFDSGSPALTAVMGDQVDVATIQLGEAKPQIDAGTVVPIVIFSEERNTYLPDAPTAIEEGYEVPVSQYRAVAAPKGLPEDVKKTLIAGIDATLESESYQEFNEKNMFTPTGISGEEVLTTWNELATTYRELTEQHGISLAAE, from the coding sequence GTGTCCTTCACCCCGAATCGCCGTTCCGTCCTGGGGCTGTCCGCGGCCTCCGCGACCGCCCTCGCTCTCACCGCCTGCGGCGGGAACCTCGCCTCCGGGTCCGGACCCGAGGATGCCGCCTCCGACTCCGGCGGCGGAGGCGACTTCCCGTCCGGCGCGGTCACCCTGCACGTCGGTCAGGCCGCGGGCGGATCCACCGACCGCATCGCCCGCGCCACGGCCGACGGCCTCAGCGCCGAGCTCGGCGTCTCCGTGCCGGTGGTCAACAGCCCCGGCGCCAACGGTGCGCTGGCGACGCAGGAGGTGGCCGGGATGGCCCCCGACGGGCAGAACCTGATCCTGCTCAACGCCACCCTGATCACCATCACCCCACTCGCCCTGGGCGAGGACGAGGTCCCCTCGCTCGACGACCTGGACGTGCTCAAGGGCCTGTCCCAGGACGACTACATCCTGGTCGCCAGCGCGGAGTCCGGATTCACGACCCTCGAGGACGTCAAGGCCGCCAGCGGCGACCTCACCATGGGGACCACCGGCGTCGGCACCGGCTCCCAGCTGTCCCAGGCGATCCTGTTCGCCCAGGCAGGCATCGAGGGCAGCGAGGTCCCGTTCGACTCCGGCTCGCCCGCTCTGACGGCGGTCATGGGCGATCAGGTCGATGTCGCCACCATCCAGCTCGGCGAGGCGAAGCCGCAGATCGATGCCGGCACCGTGGTCCCGATCGTCATCTTCTCCGAGGAGCGCAACACCTACCTGCCCGACGCTCCCACGGCGATCGAGGAGGGCTACGAGGTGCCGGTCTCCCAGTACCGGGCGGTCGCCGCTCCGAAGGGCCTGCCCGAGGACGTCAAGAAGACGCTGATCGCCGGCATCGACGCGACGCTGGAATCGGAGTCCTACCAGGAGTTCAACGAGAAGAACATGTTCACCCCCACGGGCATCTCGGGCGAGGAGGTCCTCACGACGTGGAACGAGCTGGCGACGACCTACCGCGAGCTGACTGAGCAGCACGGCATCTCGCTCGCCGCGGAGTGA
- a CDS encoding tripartite tricarboxylate transporter TctB family protein produces MTPPTDRSAGPATDDTAPEGSAADPGPDASDQAVAAHALGPADEPDLVIHEEDGPGPAGPGANLVAGLAALALAVFGVVGAVGLGVGSPARPEPGTWPFVISVVIGVLALAQLLVGRRGSGGERFSRASLIPVVGFLTLLAMVALMPVVGFEIPAALLCFVWLKILGGESWRSALLGSVLIPVAFYLIFIAALGTSVPHLF; encoded by the coding sequence ATGACCCCACCCACCGACCGCAGTGCCGGCCCGGCCACCGACGACACCGCGCCCGAGGGCTCTGCCGCGGATCCGGGCCCGGATGCCTCGGACCAGGCCGTTGCGGCCCATGCCCTCGGCCCGGCCGACGAACCCGACCTCGTCATCCACGAGGAGGACGGTCCGGGGCCTGCCGGCCCGGGGGCCAATCTCGTGGCCGGCCTGGCCGCGCTCGCCCTGGCCGTCTTCGGCGTCGTCGGCGCCGTCGGGCTCGGAGTGGGCTCCCCCGCCCGACCCGAGCCCGGGACCTGGCCCTTCGTGATCAGCGTGGTGATCGGTGTGCTGGCGCTCGCCCAGCTGCTGGTCGGTCGTCGCGGCAGCGGCGGCGAACGGTTCTCGCGGGCCTCCCTGATCCCCGTCGTCGGGTTCCTGACCCTGCTGGCGATGGTGGCCCTGATGCCGGTGGTCGGCTTCGAGATCCCCGCCGCGCTGCTCTGCTTCGTCTGGCTGAAGATCCTTGGCGGTGAGTCCTGGCGGTCCGCGCTGCTGGGCTCGGTCTTGATCCCCGTCGCGTTCTACCTGATCTTCATCGCGGCGCTGGGCACCTCCGTCCCGCACCTGTTCTGA
- a CDS encoding tripartite tricarboxylate transporter permease translates to MDFLQPVLDGFGTVTDPTNLLYCLLGVVIGMLVGVLPGLGPAATIAILLPLTYAVEPVTAIILLAGIFYGAQYGGTITSVLLRLPGEASTVVTTFDGYALAKQGRAGTALGVAAIASFVGGTVAIIALTVLAPLVAGFALDFGPPEYTALALVGILLVATISSGSKLKAMIAAAIGLLLATVGRDTFTGAERYTFDNLSLADGISFVTVAMGLFGVGEILANMEERHRTAQSPIAVENVWPTRSDLRTSIAPVGRGSVLGFFLGILPGGGATISSMAAYAMEKKRDKHPERFGRGAVEGVAAPESANNAAATSSFIPLLTLGIPANATMAVIFGALLIQGVTPGPQLITDDPELFWGVVNSMYIGNLILLILAIPLVGLFVRILRVRGAILAPITALITLLGAYTVRNSMFDVLLVVLFGALGYLMKKFAFEPGPLVLAFVLGALLESNLRRSLLVLGGDLTGFVTRPITAVLLALFVVVAVLPIIRSASRRRTPSGPSTPSGTTAGPSGAAADAEQNTKENA, encoded by the coding sequence ATGGATTTCCTCCAGCCGGTCCTGGACGGCTTCGGCACCGTCACGGACCCCACGAACCTGCTGTACTGCCTGCTCGGTGTCGTGATCGGCATGCTCGTCGGCGTCCTGCCGGGCCTCGGCCCGGCGGCGACCATCGCGATCCTGCTGCCGCTGACCTACGCCGTCGAGCCGGTCACCGCGATCATCCTGCTGGCCGGCATCTTCTACGGCGCCCAGTACGGCGGGACGATCACCTCGGTGCTGCTGCGCCTGCCCGGCGAGGCGTCCACCGTGGTCACCACCTTCGACGGCTACGCCCTCGCCAAGCAGGGCCGGGCCGGCACCGCACTCGGTGTCGCCGCCATCGCCTCGTTCGTCGGCGGCACCGTCGCCATCATCGCTCTCACCGTCCTGGCGCCGCTGGTCGCCGGCTTCGCGCTGGACTTCGGCCCGCCCGAGTACACCGCTCTGGCACTGGTGGGCATCCTGCTGGTCGCCACCATCTCCAGCGGATCGAAGCTCAAGGCGATGATCGCCGCAGCGATCGGCCTGCTGCTGGCCACCGTCGGCCGGGACACCTTCACCGGTGCCGAGCGCTACACCTTCGACAATCTCTCCCTGGCCGACGGCATCAGCTTCGTGACCGTGGCGATGGGGCTGTTCGGCGTCGGCGAGATCCTCGCCAACATGGAGGAGCGTCACCGCACCGCACAGTCCCCGATCGCCGTCGAGAACGTCTGGCCCACCCGCTCGGACCTGAGGACCTCGATCGCCCCGGTCGGCCGCGGATCCGTGCTCGGCTTCTTCCTCGGCATCCTGCCCGGAGGCGGCGCCACCATCTCGTCCATGGCCGCCTATGCGATGGAGAAGAAGCGCGACAAGCATCCTGAGCGCTTCGGTCGGGGCGCTGTCGAAGGGGTCGCCGCGCCGGAGTCGGCCAATAATGCGGCCGCGACCAGCTCCTTCATTCCGCTGCTGACGCTCGGCATCCCCGCCAACGCCACCATGGCCGTCATCTTCGGGGCCCTGCTGATCCAGGGCGTCACCCCTGGCCCGCAGCTGATCACCGATGACCCGGAGCTGTTCTGGGGCGTGGTGAACTCGATGTACATCGGCAATCTGATCCTGCTGATCCTGGCGATCCCGCTGGTGGGCCTCTTCGTCCGCATCCTGCGGGTGCGCGGAGCGATCCTGGCCCCGATCACGGCGCTGATCACCCTGCTGGGCGCCTACACGGTCCGCAACTCGATGTTCGACGTGCTGCTCGTGGTGCTGTTCGGAGCGCTGGGCTACCTGATGAAGAAGTTCGCCTTCGAACCGGGGCCCCTGGTGCTGGCCTTCGTGCTGGGAGCGTTGCTGGAATCGAATCTGCGACGGTCCCTGCTGGTCCTCGGCGGCGACCTGACCGGGTTCGTGACCCGCCCGATCACGGCCGTGCTGCTGGCGCTGTTCGTCGTCGTCGCCGTCCTGCCGATCATCCGCTCCGCCTCCCGCCGCCGCACCCCCTCAGGACCGTCCACGCCCTCCGGCACCACCGCCGGGCCCTCCGGCGCCGCCGCGGACGCGGAGCAGAACACCAAGGAGAACGCATGA